A single Mucilaginibacter inviolabilis DNA region contains:
- the rplS gene encoding 50S ribosomal protein L19 codes for MDLVKFVEEQSVEKKQFPSFKAGDTVSVHYKIREGNKERVQLYQGVVIQRNSAGTTETFTVRKVSNGIGVERIFPINSPNIDKIEVNSVGKVRRSKLYYLRALTGKAARIKSKRV; via the coding sequence ATGGATTTAGTAAAATTTGTTGAAGAGCAATCAGTAGAAAAAAAGCAGTTTCCTTCCTTTAAGGCTGGTGATACTGTAAGTGTACATTATAAAATCAGAGAAGGAAATAAAGAACGTGTTCAGCTTTACCAAGGTGTTGTTATTCAACGTAACAGTGCAGGTACTACTGAAACATTTACCGTTCGTAAAGTTTCAAACGGCATAGGTGTAGAGCGTATCTTCCCTATCAACTCTCCAAACATTGATAAAATTGAAGTGAACAGCGTAGGTAAAGTACGTCGTTCTAAACTATACTACCTGCGTGCCCTTACTGGTAAAGCAGCTCGTATCAAATCAAAAAGAGTTTAA
- the trmD gene encoding tRNA (guanosine(37)-N1)-methyltransferase TrmD, producing the protein MRFDIISVLPDLLISPFAHSILQRAQKKGIAEIYVHNLRDYSTSKQKSVDDYPYGGGSGMVMTIPPFAACIEKLKAEREYDEIIFMSPDGERLNQAIANQLSIKGNVIILCGHYKGIDQRIRDIYVTREISIGDYVLSGGELPAAVLVDAVVRLIPGVLSDETSALSDSFQDDMLDAPVYTRPADWNGYKVPDILLSGNTPEIEKWRFEQALERTKTRRPDLLE; encoded by the coding sequence ATGCGTTTTGATATTATATCCGTTTTGCCCGACTTGTTGATAAGTCCGTTTGCACACTCCATTTTACAGCGAGCCCAAAAAAAGGGCATCGCCGAAATTTATGTGCATAACCTGCGTGATTATTCCACCAGCAAACAAAAAAGCGTTGATGATTACCCCTATGGCGGCGGCAGTGGTATGGTAATGACTATCCCTCCGTTTGCAGCTTGTATAGAAAAACTAAAAGCCGAGCGAGAGTATGATGAGATCATCTTCATGTCGCCCGATGGCGAACGCCTGAACCAGGCCATCGCTAACCAGCTTTCTATAAAAGGTAATGTCATTATTTTATGCGGACATTATAAAGGTATTGATCAGCGCATCCGTGACATTTACGTTACCCGCGAAATTTCCATTGGCGATTATGTGCTATCGGGTGGAGAGCTGCCTGCCGCCGTACTGGTAGATGCCGTAGTGCGCCTGATTCCTGGTGTGCTGAGTGATGAAACATCGGCACTGAGCGATTCCTTCCAGGATGATATGCTCGATGCTCCGGTATACACCCGCCCCGCCGACTGGAATGGTTATAAGGTGCCCGATATCTTGCTGAGCGGCAATACTCCCGAAATTGAAAAATGGCGCTTTGAGCAGGCGCTTGAACGTACCAAAACCCGCAGGCCCGATCTGTTGGAGTAG
- a CDS encoding VOC family protein: MQSKPIFAPQLVIPNGVTDISFYIKAFGAVELRRFSGDDGTIHVSELSINGALFHLHEQTQHSTAVSPDKYHATTVTIGLFVEDVHAVVAQAEAAGATVRSAVQDYDYGYRQGEVVDPFGHHWLIEKAI; this comes from the coding sequence ATGCAAAGTAAACCAATCTTCGCCCCGCAATTGGTTATTCCTAACGGAGTAACCGATATCAGTTTTTATATCAAAGCGTTTGGCGCTGTTGAGTTGCGACGTTTTAGTGGTGATGACGGTACTATTCATGTATCGGAATTAAGTATAAATGGAGCTTTGTTTCACTTGCACGAGCAAACGCAGCATTCAACAGCCGTAAGTCCGGATAAATACCACGCTACCACGGTAACCATTGGTCTTTTTGTAGAAGATGTACACGCGGTAGTTGCTCAGGCCGAAGCTGCCGGAGCCACCGTAAGATCGGCAGTGCAGGACTATGATTATGGCTACCGACAAGGGGAAGTGGTAGATCCTTTTGGGCATCACTGGCTGATTGAAAAAGCTATTTGA